Proteins from a single region of Pseudomonas quebecensis:
- the dinG gene encoding ATP-dependent DNA helicase DinG, translated as MISTELKTTIQGAYTRFLEAKSLKPRYGQRLMIAEVAKVLGDIDTDDEGRREGEPAVVAVEAGTGTGKTVAYSLAAIPTAKAAGKRLVIATATVALQEQIVYKDLPDLMRNSGLNFTFALAKGRGRYMCLSKLDVLLQEGHAQTATAQLFEEEGFRIEVDEASQKLFTSMIEKLAGNKWDGDRDSWPTALEDSDWARLTTDHSQCTNRHCPNFGQCAFYKAREGMGKVDVIVTNHDMVLADLALGGGAVLPDPRDTLYVFDEGHHLPDKAIGHFAHYTRLRSTADWLESTAKNLTKLLAQHPLPGDLGKLIEQVPELAREIKTQQQFMFSACEQVADFKPGEDVEGRERPRHRFVGGLIPEHMREMGIELKKGFSRLTDLFTRLTDLLKEGMDGEVNIGIASNQAEEWYPLFGSLLSRAQGNWELWTAFTVEDPEDNPPMARWLTLAESGALFDIEVNASPILAADMLRRNLWNVAYGALVTSATLTALGTFDRFRMRAGLPKKAVTAVVPSPFHHADAGVLRVPDLKADPRDAAAHTAAIIRDLPELVEGSRGTLVLFSSRKQMQDVFDGLDRDWRKQVFIQGNLSKQETLNKHKARVDGGDSSVLFGLASFAEGVDLPGAYCEHVVIAKIPFSVPDDPVEAALAEWIEARGGNPFMEISVPDASLKLVQACGRLLRTEQDRGTITLLDRRLVTQRYGKAILNALPPFRREIS; from the coding sequence ATGATCAGCACTGAACTCAAAACCACGATCCAGGGCGCCTACACGCGTTTTCTCGAAGCCAAGAGCTTGAAACCGCGCTACGGCCAACGCCTGATGATTGCCGAAGTGGCAAAAGTCCTCGGGGATATCGACACCGACGACGAAGGCCGCCGCGAAGGCGAGCCTGCGGTCGTGGCCGTCGAGGCCGGCACCGGTACCGGCAAGACCGTGGCCTACAGCCTGGCCGCGATCCCGACCGCCAAGGCCGCCGGCAAGCGCCTGGTGATCGCCACCGCCACGGTCGCGCTGCAGGAGCAGATCGTCTATAAGGACCTGCCCGACCTGATGCGCAACAGCGGCCTGAACTTCACGTTCGCCCTGGCCAAGGGCCGTGGCCGCTATATGTGCCTGTCCAAGCTCGACGTGCTGCTGCAGGAAGGCCACGCGCAAACCGCCACCGCGCAGCTGTTCGAAGAAGAAGGCTTCAGGATTGAAGTCGATGAGGCCAGCCAGAAGCTGTTTACCAGCATGATCGAGAAACTGGCCGGCAATAAATGGGACGGTGACCGCGACAGTTGGCCCACCGCCCTGGAAGATTCCGACTGGGCGCGCCTGACCACTGACCACAGCCAGTGCACCAACCGGCATTGCCCCAACTTCGGCCAGTGCGCCTTTTACAAGGCCCGCGAAGGCATGGGCAAGGTCGATGTGATCGTCACCAACCACGACATGGTGCTGGCCGACCTGGCGCTGGGCGGCGGTGCGGTGTTGCCCGATCCGCGCGACACGCTCTATGTCTTCGACGAAGGCCACCACCTGCCCGACAAGGCCATCGGCCACTTCGCCCATTACACGCGCCTGCGCTCTACCGCCGATTGGCTAGAGTCCACCGCAAAAAATCTGACCAAACTGCTGGCCCAGCACCCGCTGCCCGGCGATCTGGGCAAGCTGATCGAGCAGGTGCCGGAGCTGGCGCGGGAGATCAAGACCCAGCAGCAGTTCATGTTCAGTGCCTGCGAGCAGGTGGCCGACTTCAAGCCCGGCGAAGACGTGGAAGGCCGCGAACGGCCACGCCACCGTTTCGTCGGCGGCCTGATCCCCGAGCACATGCGCGAAATGGGCATCGAGCTGAAGAAGGGTTTTTCACGCCTGACCGACCTGTTCACCCGTCTCACCGACCTGCTCAAGGAAGGCATGGATGGCGAGGTCAACATCGGCATCGCCAGCAACCAGGCCGAGGAGTGGTACCCGCTGTTCGGCAGCCTGCTGTCGCGCGCGCAGGGCAACTGGGAGCTGTGGACCGCCTTTACCGTCGAAGACCCGGAAGACAACCCGCCCATGGCGCGCTGGCTGACCCTGGCCGAAAGTGGTGCGCTATTCGATATCGAGGTCAACGCCAGCCCGATCCTTGCCGCCGACATGCTGCGTCGCAACCTGTGGAACGTGGCCTATGGGGCCTTGGTGACGTCGGCCACGTTGACCGCGCTGGGTACGTTCGATCGTTTCCGCATGCGCGCCGGGCTGCCGAAAAAAGCCGTCACCGCCGTGGTGCCGAGCCCCTTCCACCACGCCGACGCCGGCGTGCTGAGGGTGCCCGACCTCAAGGCCGACCCACGGGACGCGGCGGCCCATACCGCGGCAATCATCCGCGACCTGCCGGAACTGGTCGAAGGCTCGCGCGGCACCCTGGTGCTGTTCTCGTCGCGCAAGCAGATGCAGGATGTGTTCGACGGCCTGGATCGCGACTGGCGCAAGCAGGTGTTTATCCAGGGCAACCTGTCCAAGCAGGAGACCCTCAACAAGCACAAGGCGCGGGTGGACGGCGGCGACTCCAGCGTGCTGTTCGGCCTGGCGAGTTTCGCCGAGGGCGTGGACTTGCCGGGGGCCTACTGCGAACACGTGGTGATCGCCAAGATCCCTTTCTCGGTTCCGGACGATCCGGTCGAAGCGGCGCTGGCCGAATGGATCGAAGCGCGGGGCGGCAACCCGTTCATGGAAATCTCGGTGCCGGATGCCTCGCTGAAGCTGGTGCAGGCCTGCGGCCGGCTGCTGCGTACCGAACAGGATCGGGGCACCATCACCTTGCTCGACCGCCGACTGGTCACCCAGCGCTATGGCAAGGCTATCCTTAACGCATTGCCGCCGTTCCGGCGCGAAATTTCTTAA
- a CDS encoding CopD family protein, which yields MTVFSLAYTLHVLAALVWVGGMFFAWMILRPAAVAALEGPARLRLWANVFQRFFVWIWVAVLILPISGVGLLHLRFNGFETAPRYVQVMMGLYLVMTALFIRIQALKFPALRAAVVAEDWPAGAAALGQIRRLVGSNLIIGLVVVAIASARPMF from the coding sequence ATGACCGTCTTCAGCCTCGCTTACACCCTGCATGTATTGGCCGCCCTGGTATGGGTCGGCGGTATGTTTTTCGCCTGGATGATCCTGCGCCCCGCCGCTGTGGCGGCCCTTGAAGGCCCTGCCCGGCTCAGGTTGTGGGCGAATGTGTTTCAACGTTTTTTTGTGTGGATCTGGGTGGCGGTGCTGATTTTGCCGATCAGCGGTGTCGGCCTGCTGCACCTGCGCTTCAACGGCTTTGAAACCGCGCCGCGTTATGTGCAGGTGATGATGGGCTTGTATCTGGTGATGACCGCATTGTTTATCCGCATCCAGGCGTTGAAATTCCCGGCGCTGCGCGCGGCGGTGGTGGCCGAGGACTGGCCGGCGGGCGCGGCGGCCCTGGGACAGATTCGCAGGTTGGTGGGGAGCAACCTGATCATCGGGCTGGTGGTGGTGGCTATTGCTTCGGCGCGACCGATGTTCTGA
- a CDS encoding collagen-like protein: MRKVFLLALLVSPIALAQSVSVETNSLMRLPSSTSVLQLERLDVADYGTLLVPATISQVTVEELHLGRDARIAIVPGSTALQLQVRQAQLDPGSQITSRGAPGTHEKPAKAGRDLTLRINALTAEELSVDARGGAGAQGYAGLDGANGEDPGCTWGAAGRGANGDNGGDGLPGAAGAQVRVELPKDFPAERIKVWVDGGPGGPAGTAGKPGKGGQSKGCLVYRTEGGEKGRPGLEGQPGPAGPAGAVTIQRL, encoded by the coding sequence ATGCGTAAGGTTTTTCTGTTGGCCCTGTTGGTCAGCCCCATTGCCCTGGCCCAGAGCGTCAGTGTGGAAACCAACTCGTTGATGCGTCTGCCCAGCAGCACCAGCGTGTTGCAACTGGAGCGCCTGGACGTGGCGGACTACGGCACCTTGCTGGTGCCGGCCACCATCAGCCAGGTCACCGTAGAAGAGTTGCATCTGGGCCGCGACGCGCGCATCGCCATTGTTCCCGGCAGTACCGCGCTGCAATTGCAGGTGCGCCAGGCGCAGCTGGACCCTGGCAGCCAGATCACCTCGCGTGGGGCTCCCGGCACCCATGAAAAACCGGCCAAGGCCGGGCGCGACCTGACTTTGCGCATCAATGCCCTGACGGCCGAAGAACTCTCGGTGGACGCCCGTGGCGGCGCCGGTGCCCAGGGCTACGCCGGTCTGGATGGCGCTAACGGCGAAGACCCGGGCTGCACCTGGGGCGCGGCCGGGCGAGGCGCCAACGGGGATAATGGCGGCGATGGTTTGCCAGGCGCGGCGGGCGCGCAGGTGCGGGTCGAATTGCCGAAAGACTTCCCGGCCGAACGGATCAAGGTGTGGGTGGATGGCGGTCCGGGCGGCCCTGCCGGAACGGCGGGCAAGCCGGGTAAAGGTGGGCAATCCAAGGGCTGCCTGGTGTACCGCACCGAGGGCGGCGAAAAAGGCCGCCCAGGTTTGGAAGGGCAGCCAGGGCCTGCCGGGCCGGCGGGTGCCGTGACTATTCAGCGGCTCTGA
- a CDS encoding DUF6231 family protein, translating to MTAGNSARTPQQALAALLDQHAPKRLLVLSVGRFPALEAFEQAHPDSQVCCAGPGPLPADLAAQRFDLALVVDCLEHLSKPQGLTLLGGIRNLNASRIAVLVDLGACDWKDTDFYSLALQAGERFQRDEQVLTLFTYDLLDYKQVPDWLNARFWANPENFGKYWW from the coding sequence ATGACCGCCGGTAACTCTGCCCGTACGCCCCAGCAAGCCCTGGCCGCCCTCCTTGACCAGCACGCGCCCAAACGCTTGCTGGTGTTGAGCGTCGGTCGGTTCCCGGCGCTGGAGGCCTTTGAACAAGCGCACCCGGACAGCCAAGTGTGCTGTGCCGGGCCCGGCCCGTTGCCGGCAGACCTGGCGGCCCAGCGTTTTGACCTGGCGCTGGTGGTCGACTGCCTGGAACACTTGTCAAAACCCCAGGGCCTGACGCTGCTCGGCGGCATCCGCAACCTCAATGCCAGCCGCATTGCCGTGCTGGTCGACCTGGGCGCCTGCGACTGGAAGGACACCGACTTCTACTCCCTGGCGCTGCAGGCCGGCGAGCGTTTCCAGCGCGACGAGCAGGTCCTGACCTTGTTCACCTACGATCTGCTTGACTATAAACAGGTGCCCGACTGGCTCAACGCCCGGTTCTGGGCCAACCCGGAAAACTTCGGAAAGTATTGGTGGTGA
- a CDS encoding YchJ family protein: protein MSTSICPCGSGNLLDACCGHYHAGHPAPCATALMRSRYSAYVLGLVDYLVATTLPAQQAGLDRDAIAAWSAQSTWLGLEVESSEVFGGQPEHAFVTFTARWHDSTGEHSHREQSSFVQNDGRWYFIDPTVQVKASRNDACVCGSGQKFKKCCSSYL from the coding sequence ATGAGTACATCCATTTGCCCCTGCGGCAGTGGCAACCTGCTGGATGCCTGCTGCGGCCATTATCACGCCGGCCACCCGGCGCCCTGTGCCACCGCGTTGATGCGCTCGCGCTACAGCGCGTACGTATTGGGCCTGGTGGATTATCTGGTGGCCACCACCCTGCCCGCGCAACAGGCCGGCCTGGACCGCGACGCCATCGCCGCGTGGAGCGCCCAAAGCACTTGGCTGGGCCTTGAGGTGGAAAGTTCGGAGGTGTTCGGCGGCCAGCCGGAACACGCGTTCGTGACCTTCACCGCACGCTGGCATGACAGCACCGGCGAACATAGCCACCGCGAACAGTCCTCTTTCGTACAGAATGACGGGCGCTGGTACTTCATTGACCCTACAGTGCAAGTCAAGGCCAGTCGCAACGATGCCTGCGTATGCGGCAGCGGGCAGAAATTCAAGAAGTGTTGTTCCAGCTACCTCTAA
- a CDS encoding LEA type 2 family protein: MLRIYSLMLALTLGLSGCASWFEDDTPPPHVSLVKVEVVRAKLLEQKFKLYFRVDNRDDADLTVRGLVYKVSLGDFVLTEGESNEWLTVAPHGHAVFKVTVRTNLWPQIRDVVQMLKKPDKPVPYRLEGELKTGLFIGYDVQVAHNGQIIPGDFIPERHR, translated from the coding sequence ATGCTTCGGATATACAGCTTGATGCTGGCGTTAACCCTCGGCCTGAGCGGCTGCGCGTCGTGGTTTGAAGACGACACGCCACCGCCTCACGTGTCGCTGGTGAAGGTCGAGGTGGTGCGCGCCAAATTGCTGGAGCAGAAATTCAAGCTGTACTTTCGTGTAGACAACCGCGACGACGCCGACCTGACCGTGCGCGGCTTGGTCTACAAGGTAAGCCTGGGCGATTTCGTGCTGACCGAAGGCGAGTCCAATGAATGGCTGACTGTGGCGCCGCACGGCCACGCCGTTTTCAAGGTCACGGTGCGCACCAACCTGTGGCCGCAGATACGTGATGTGGTGCAGATGCTGAAAAAACCCGACAAGCCCGTGCCTTACCGTCTGGAAGGCGAGCTGAAAACCGGATTATTCATCGGTTATGACGTGCAGGTCGCGCACAATGGGCAGATAATCCCCGGCGATTTTATTCCGGAGCGACATCGATGA
- a CDS encoding SEC-C metal-binding domain-containing protein — protein MTQQPHVHGPDCNHDHDHVHHDHDHGHVHGPNCGHAHQEPVRNALKDVGRNDPCPCGSEKKFKKCHGA, from the coding sequence ATGACTCAACAACCCCATGTCCATGGTCCTGACTGCAACCACGATCACGATCACGTTCACCATGATCATGACCACGGCCATGTCCACGGCCCGAACTGCGGTCATGCTCACCAGGAGCCGGTGCGCAATGCGCTGAAGGACGTTGGTCGCAACGATCCTTGCCCATGCGGCAGCGAGAAAAAATTCAAGAAGTGCCACGGCGCCTGA
- a CDS encoding penicillin acylase family protein — protein sequence MASPALSHFLPRFGVAAAVASALSLAGCQLQSTQDTLPPVAGVQPLKGLAQNVSVRRNAQGMPLIESNTFHDALFSLGYVHASDRIQQMVTLRLLAQGRLAEMSGPEVLDVDRFMRAVNLKKSAGELYNASSPRLKRFFEVYARGVNAYLFRYRDKLPPDLAQTGYTPEYWKPEDSALLFCLLNFSESANLQEELASLVLAQKVGVDKLAWLTPSAPDEPIPLAEADKLKGINLGQITGLVGLDAVSQQLSSLNALAVTTSSNWAIGPQRSRAGKSLLASDFAAQPQAPSPWSYVQIRAPKYQAVGASIAGLPTLLSGFNGKVAWSMSAVKGDTQDLFLEKVKRQGSALYYENNGKWLPAGVRNETFFIKGQRSIREVVYETRHGALLNSSQALTSGLGLALQSADFKDDKSLDAFFDLSRAQNAGKASDATREIRAIALNMIFADASNIGWQVTGRFPNRREGEGLLPSPGWEGRFDWDGYADAMLHPYDQDPPQGWIGTANQRTAPRGYGMQLSNSWDAPERSERLAQLANAGKHDSRSVIAMQYDQTTAFAAKLKSMFQAPGMTQPLKQAMDGLPAAEQAKAREALKRLMAFDGRLVSTSSDAALYELFLQESTRQIFLDELGPENSASWKAFVSNAGLSYAAQADHLLGREDSPFWDDVRTAQKEDKPTILARSLAAAITAGDSQLGTDHKAWQWGKLHSTTWKNAQGQVIRGPLASGGDHNTLNSAPYSWGQDFNTTQVSALRMIVDFGLAEPMMGQGGIGQSGNPASPNYANGIDPSLKAQYLSFPMQPQNFDKVYGKTRLTLTPGK from the coding sequence ATGGCCTCGCCAGCCCTTTCACATTTTCTTCCCCGGTTCGGCGTTGCCGCGGCAGTGGCCAGTGCATTGAGCCTGGCCGGTTGCCAACTCCAAAGCACCCAGGACACCCTGCCGCCGGTGGCCGGCGTACAGCCGCTCAAGGGCCTGGCCCAGAATGTGTCGGTACGCCGCAATGCCCAGGGCATGCCGCTGATCGAAAGCAACACCTTCCACGATGCGCTGTTCAGCCTTGGGTACGTGCACGCCAGCGACCGGATCCAGCAGATGGTCACCCTGCGCCTGCTGGCCCAGGGCCGTCTGGCGGAAATGTCGGGCCCTGAGGTGTTGGACGTGGACCGCTTTATGCGAGCGGTCAACCTGAAAAAAAGTGCCGGCGAGCTGTATAACGCCTCGTCGCCGCGCCTCAAGCGGTTCTTCGAAGTGTACGCCCGCGGTGTCAATGCCTATCTGTTCCGCTACCGCGACAAGCTGCCGCCGGATCTGGCCCAGACCGGCTACACGCCCGAGTACTGGAAACCGGAAGATTCCGCACTGCTGTTCTGCCTGCTCAATTTCAGCGAGTCGGCCAACCTGCAGGAGGAATTGGCGTCCCTGGTGCTGGCGCAGAAAGTTGGCGTCGACAAGCTCGCCTGGCTTACACCAAGCGCGCCGGATGAGCCGATCCCACTGGCCGAAGCCGACAAACTCAAAGGCATCAATCTGGGCCAGATCACCGGCCTGGTGGGACTCGACGCGGTCAGTCAGCAGTTGAGCAGCCTCAACGCGCTGGCGGTCACCACGTCAAGCAACTGGGCCATCGGTCCGCAGCGCAGCCGCGCCGGCAAGAGCCTGCTGGCCAGCGATTTCGCAGCCCAGCCACAGGCACCGTCGCCGTGGAGCTACGTGCAGATCCGCGCCCCGAAATACCAGGCCGTGGGTGCCTCGATTGCCGGGCTGCCCACACTGCTGTCCGGGTTCAACGGCAAAGTGGCGTGGAGCATGAGCGCGGTCAAGGGCGACACCCAGGACCTGTTCCTGGAAAAGGTCAAACGCCAGGGCTCCGCCCTGTATTACGAAAACAACGGCAAATGGCTGCCGGCCGGCGTGCGTAACGAAACCTTCTTTATCAAGGGCCAACGCTCGATCCGCGAAGTCGTCTACGAAACCCGCCACGGTGCTCTGCTCAACAGCAGCCAGGCCTTGACCAGCGGTTTGGGCCTGGCCCTGCAAAGCGCCGACTTCAAAGATGATAAGAGCCTGGACGCGTTCTTCGACCTGTCCCGCGCGCAAAATGCCGGTAAAGCCTCGGACGCCACCCGGGAAATCCGCGCGATCGCCCTGAACATGATCTTCGCCGACGCCAGCAATATCGGCTGGCAGGTCACCGGTCGCTTTCCCAACCGCCGTGAAGGTGAAGGCCTGTTGCCGTCGCCGGGCTGGGAGGGTCGCTTTGACTGGGACGGTTACGCCGATGCGATGCTGCACCCCTATGATCAGGACCCGCCCCAGGGCTGGATCGGCACCGCCAACCAGCGCACCGCGCCACGCGGCTATGGCATGCAGCTATCCAACTCCTGGGATGCGCCGGAGCGCAGCGAACGCCTGGCGCAACTGGCCAATGCCGGCAAACACGACAGCCGCAGCGTGATCGCCATGCAATACGACCAGACCACGGCCTTCGCCGCCAAGCTCAAGAGCATGTTCCAGGCGCCGGGCATGACCCAGCCATTGAAGCAGGCGATGGATGGGTTGCCGGCCGCCGAGCAGGCCAAGGCACGGGAAGCGCTGAAGCGCTTGATGGCATTCGATGGTCGCCTGGTATCGACGTCCTCGGACGCAGCGCTCTACGAACTGTTCCTGCAGGAGAGCACCCGACAGATCTTTCTCGACGAACTCGGCCCGGAAAACAGCGCCAGCTGGAAAGCCTTCGTGAGCAACGCCGGCCTCTCCTACGCCGCCCAGGCCGACCACCTGCTGGGCCGTGAAGACAGCCCGTTCTGGGACGACGTGCGCACCGCACAGAAGGAAGACAAGCCGACGATCCTCGCACGCAGCCTGGCGGCCGCCATTACCGCTGGCGACAGCCAACTGGGTACGGACCACAAGGCGTGGCAGTGGGGCAAGTTGCACAGCACCACCTGGAAAAACGCGCAAGGCCAAGTGATCCGTGGGCCGCTGGCCAGTGGCGGCGACCATAACACCTTGAACTCGGCGCCTTACAGTTGGGGCCAGGATTTCAACACTACCCAGGTGTCGGCATTGCGCATGATCGTCGACTTCGGCCTGGCGGAACCGATGATGGGCCAGGGTGGCATCGGCCAATCCGGTAACCCGGCCAGTCCGAACTATGCCAATGGCATCGACCCGTCGCTCAAGGCGCAATACCTGAGCTTCCCGATGCAGCCGCAGAACTTCGACAAGGTGTACGGCAAGACCCGCCTGACCCTGACCCCAGGCAAGTAA